The following proteins come from a genomic window of Achromobacter sp. AONIH1:
- the rpsU gene encoding 30S ribosomal protein S21, whose amino-acid sequence MPIVRLKENEPFEAALRRFKRTIEKTGLLTELRSREFYEKPTAERKRKHAAAVKRHYKRIRSQQLPPRLY is encoded by the coding sequence ATGCCTATCGTTCGACTGAAGGAAAACGAACCGTTTGAAGCCGCTCTGCGTCGCTTCAAGCGCACCATCGAAAAGACCGGTTTGCTCACCGAACTGCGTTCGCGCGAGTTCTACGAGAAGCCCACGGCCGAGCGCAAGCGCAAGCACGCCGCCGCGGTGAAGCGCCACTACAAGCGGATTCGTAGCCAGCAACTGCCCCCGCGCCTGTATTGA
- a CDS encoding phosphoribosyltransferase encodes MSAPTNDDSHLWVTWDDYNRLIERLALQVHQSGWQFDKILCLARGGVRVGDVMSRIFDVPLGILATSSYREAAGTKQGDMDIAQFITITRGTLSGRVLLVDDMVDTGMTFNKVFDHLKNQFAEITELRSAVLWWKGHSQATPDYYVDKLPTNPWIHQPFEDYDSLRPHQLEAWIRKGSKS; translated from the coding sequence ATGAGCGCGCCGACCAATGATGACAGCCATCTGTGGGTGACGTGGGACGACTACAACCGCCTGATCGAGCGGCTTGCCTTGCAGGTGCACCAATCCGGTTGGCAGTTCGACAAGATTCTTTGTCTGGCGCGCGGCGGTGTGCGTGTCGGCGATGTGATGTCGCGGATCTTCGACGTGCCCCTGGGCATCCTGGCCACCAGCAGCTATCGCGAGGCGGCCGGCACCAAGCAGGGTGATATGGACATCGCCCAGTTCATCACCATCACGCGCGGCACCCTGTCCGGGCGGGTGTTGCTGGTGGACGACATGGTGGACACCGGCATGACCTTCAACAAGGTTTTCGACCACCTGAAGAACCAGTTCGCCGAGATCACCGAATTGCGCAGCGCCGTGCTGTGGTGGAAGGGCCACTCTCAGGCCACGCCGGACTACTACGTCGACAAGCTGCCCACCAATCCCTGGATTCACCAGCCGTTCGAGGACTACGACAGCCTGCGGCCGCACCAACTCGAAGCCTGGATCCGCAAGGGCTCCAAGAGCTGA
- the rpoD gene encoding RNA polymerase sigma factor RpoD — translation MTKSTGKSSSAIDAAETKVTTAKRAVSMAAEKAPAKTAVKVAKPAAKTAVKKAAKTAAADKPEKATKTRAKKAEDKLADLVGSARPAPSGRRPGRPAKNANNDSDGFDDPMDGEGEVLPDLKPPKRGGKRGKADPKDLIARGPVSAEEYEARRNRLKQLIKLGKDRGYLTYGEINDHLPDDLVDAEAIDGIISTFSDMGIAVYDQAPDAETLLMSENAPVASNDDDVEDEAEAALTTVDSDFGRTTDPVRMYMREMGSVELLTREGEIEIAKRIEDGLKHMVMAISACPTTINEILAHVVRVREGQAQIDEVVDGLVDPEDGEEYAGAGVSADEDESDDGPAGGMSSKQLEDLRVKALAKFDEVGKQFDKMRLSYEKDGYKSDIYVRAQESIQNELMGIRFTAKMVEKLADTLRNQVEEVRQLERAVLHTCVDRAGMPRTHFIKVFPGNETNLQWVMDEVAAGHPYAETLERQIPAVQELQQKLIDLQTRVVLPLKDLKDVNKRMATGEAKARKAKREMTEANLRLVISIAKKYTNRGLQFLDLIQEGNIGLMKAVDKFEYRRGYKFSTYATWWIRQAITRSIADQARTIRIPVHMIETINKMNRISRQILQETGAEPDPATLAQKMDMPEDKIRKILKIAKEPISMETPIGDDDDSHLGDFIEDTSTLAPSDAALHGSMRDVVKEVLDSLTPREAKVLRMRFGIEMSTDQTLEEVGKQFDVTRERIRQIEAKALRKLRHPSRADKLKSFLEGQ, via the coding sequence ATGACCAAATCCACTGGCAAATCCTCCTCTGCAATTGATGCGGCTGAAACCAAGGTCACGACGGCCAAGCGCGCCGTCAGCATGGCGGCGGAAAAAGCGCCCGCCAAGACTGCGGTGAAGGTCGCCAAGCCCGCTGCGAAGACGGCCGTCAAGAAGGCCGCCAAGACCGCCGCGGCGGATAAGCCCGAGAAGGCCACCAAGACCCGCGCCAAGAAGGCCGAGGACAAGCTGGCCGACCTGGTGGGCAGCGCGCGCCCGGCCCCCAGCGGCCGCCGTCCTGGTCGTCCGGCCAAGAACGCCAACAATGATTCCGACGGCTTCGACGATCCGATGGACGGCGAAGGCGAAGTCCTGCCCGACCTGAAGCCGCCCAAGCGCGGCGGCAAGCGCGGCAAGGCCGATCCCAAGGACCTGATCGCCCGCGGTCCGGTGTCCGCCGAGGAATACGAAGCCCGCCGCAACCGCCTCAAGCAGCTGATCAAGCTGGGCAAGGACCGTGGCTACCTGACCTACGGCGAAATCAACGACCATCTGCCTGACGACCTGGTCGACGCCGAGGCCATCGACGGCATCATCAGCACCTTCAGCGACATGGGCATCGCGGTCTATGACCAGGCTCCCGACGCTGAAACGCTGCTGATGAGCGAGAACGCGCCGGTCGCGTCCAACGACGACGACGTCGAGGACGAAGCCGAAGCCGCGCTGACCACCGTGGATTCCGATTTCGGCCGCACCACCGATCCCGTGCGCATGTACATGCGTGAAATGGGCTCGGTCGAGCTGCTGACCCGCGAAGGCGAAATCGAAATCGCCAAGCGCATCGAAGACGGCCTGAAGCACATGGTCATGGCCATCTCGGCCTGCCCGACCACCATCAACGAAATCCTGGCACACGTCGTGCGCGTGCGCGAAGGCCAGGCCCAGATCGACGAAGTCGTCGACGGCCTGGTCGACCCGGAAGACGGCGAGGAATACGCCGGCGCCGGCGTCAGCGCCGACGAAGACGAGAGCGATGACGGCCCGGCCGGCGGCATGTCCAGCAAGCAGCTGGAAGACCTGCGCGTCAAGGCCCTGGCCAAGTTCGACGAAGTCGGCAAGCAGTTCGACAAGATGCGCCTGTCGTACGAGAAGGACGGCTACAAGTCGGACATCTACGTGCGCGCCCAGGAATCCATCCAGAACGAACTGATGGGCATCCGCTTCACCGCCAAGATGGTCGAGAAGCTGGCTGACACGCTGCGCAACCAGGTCGAGGAAGTGCGCCAGCTCGAGCGCGCCGTCCTGCACACGTGTGTGGACCGTGCCGGCATGCCGCGCACGCACTTCATCAAGGTCTTCCCCGGCAACGAAACCAACCTGCAGTGGGTGATGGACGAAGTCGCCGCCGGCCATCCCTACGCCGAGACGCTTGAGCGCCAGATCCCGGCCGTCCAGGAACTGCAGCAGAAGCTGATCGACCTGCAGACGCGCGTCGTGTTGCCGCTCAAGGACCTGAAGGACGTCAACAAGCGCATGGCCACCGGCGAAGCCAAGGCCCGCAAGGCCAAGCGCGAAATGACCGAGGCCAACCTGCGCCTGGTGATCTCGATCGCCAAGAAATACACGAACCGCGGCCTGCAGTTCCTGGACCTGATTCAGGAAGGCAACATCGGCCTGATGAAGGCCGTGGACAAGTTCGAGTACCGTCGCGGCTACAAGTTCTCGACCTACGCCACGTGGTGGATCCGTCAGGCCATCACGCGCTCCATCGCCGACCAGGCGCGCACCATCCGTATCCCGGTTCACATGATCGAAACGATCAACAAGATGAACCGGATCAGCCGCCAGATCCTGCAGGAAACCGGCGCCGAGCCGGATCCCGCGACCCTGGCGCAGAAGATGGACATGCCGGAAGACAAGATCCGCAAGATCCTGAAGATCGCCAAGGAACCGATCTCCATGGAAACGCCGATCGGCGACGACGACGATTCGCACTTGGGCGACTTCATCGAGGACACCTCGACGCTGGCGCCTTCGGACGCGGCGCTGCACGGCTCCATGCGCGACGTGGTCAAGGAAGTGCTAGACTCTCTCACCCCGCGTGAAGCCAAGGTCCTGCGCATGCGTTTCGGCATCGAAATGAGCACCGACCAGACCCTGGAAGAAGTGGGCAAGCAATTCGACGTGACCCGCGAGCGCATCCGCCAAATAGAAGCCAAGGCACTGCGCAAGCTGCGTCACCCCAGCCGGGCCGACAAGCTGAAGAGCTTCCTGGAAGGGCAGTAA
- a CDS encoding LacI family DNA-binding transcriptional regulator, with product MKVGIKDVAKAAGVSPATVSRALAGKAIDPEMRSRVEEAVRRTGYLPNLAARRLRSRHSNTIGLIVADIRNPFFTAISRSVEDLAYARGLRVILCNTDENPEKEEMYLRLMEEERVLGAICAPTRRTAGQVGRVRRGFPIVMVDRAEQGQLHDCVVLDNAGASAALVEHLHRQGYRRIAGLFGAASATGAERRQGYESAMQRLGLPVRAAYVEHRAGDVDARLAELLAAPGRPDALIASNGLMLLDVIRALQRAGLVVPQDIALAGFDNEPWTEMVGGGITLIEQPVEEIGRSAMMLLLDRVENAAAPPRRIVLDGHCLERGSTPARRS from the coding sequence ATGAAGGTGGGCATCAAGGATGTGGCCAAGGCGGCCGGCGTGTCGCCGGCCACGGTATCGCGGGCGCTGGCGGGCAAGGCCATCGATCCGGAGATGCGCAGCCGCGTCGAAGAGGCCGTCCGGCGCACCGGCTACCTGCCCAACCTGGCGGCCCGGCGCCTGCGCTCGCGCCACAGCAATACCATCGGCCTGATCGTCGCCGACATCCGCAATCCGTTCTTCACGGCCATCAGCCGCAGTGTCGAGGATCTGGCCTATGCGCGCGGCCTGCGGGTGATTCTCTGCAATACCGACGAGAATCCCGAAAAGGAAGAGATGTACTTGCGGCTGATGGAAGAAGAGCGCGTGCTCGGCGCCATCTGCGCGCCGACGCGGCGCACGGCCGGGCAGGTCGGGCGCGTGCGGCGCGGTTTTCCGATAGTGATGGTCGACCGGGCGGAGCAGGGCCAGTTGCACGATTGCGTGGTGCTGGACAATGCCGGCGCGTCGGCGGCGTTGGTCGAGCATCTGCATCGCCAGGGATATCGGCGGATCGCAGGCCTGTTCGGCGCCGCGTCCGCCACCGGCGCGGAGCGGCGCCAGGGCTACGAGTCGGCGATGCAGCGTCTGGGGCTGCCCGTGCGCGCCGCCTATGTCGAGCACCGCGCGGGCGATGTGGATGCCCGGCTGGCGGAGCTGCTGGCCGCGCCGGGCCGGCCCGATGCCCTGATCGCCAGCAACGGACTCATGCTGCTGGATGTCATCCGCGCCTTGCAGCGCGCTGGCCTGGTCGTGCCGCAGGATATCGCCCTGGCGGGATTCGACAACGAGCCGTGGACGGAGATGGTCGGGGGCGGCATCACGCTGATCGAGCAGCCGGTGGAGGAAATCGGCCGCAGCGCCATGATGCTGTTGCTGGACCGCGTCGAAAACGCCGCCGCGCCGCCGCGCCGCATCGTGCTGGACGGGCATTGTCTGGAACGCGGCTCGACACCCGCGCGCCGGTCCTGA
- the dnaG gene encoding DNA primase has product MIPESFIQDLLARVDVVDVVGRYVQLRKGGANLLGLCPFHNEKSPSFTVSPTKQFYHCFGCGAHGSAITFLMEHTGASFPEAVRTLAASAGMTVPEENRSPRQQAETARRKAEESRHTQVLDAAQAQYLKLLKASPAAIRYLKQRGLTGEIAAHFGLGWSGTDRHGLSQVFPNYDDPALVEAGLVIESEDGRRYDRFRERVMFPIRNARGSLIGFGGRIIGKGEPKYLNSPETPLFSKGQELYGLWEARQAIRQEGQVIVVEGYMDVVGLAQQGIANAVATLGTATTPDHVKKLLRASDKVIFSFDGDGAGRRAAWRALQACLPVLRDDIAIRFLFLPAEHDPDSYVRELGAEAFRACLGEAVALSRFLLDELASRHNMDEAEGRASCLHEAKPLLAAIPECALRVQIEREMAKLVQLTPEEMAQVLAQQPAKPFGAPAAAKAQPAGDAPTGSSGSDTGFVDGGYDFAGHDFHDIPAEESDYTDYGHFHGAHGEPAGAPGGQQGGQRRQEWKPKGDWKGKGDWKGKGNWKGRREDDVGGFEGRRTMPSLAKRLLGLLLAHPELVDSMGDQQLEVIDHGPHLGLVRDLIMLAQSSGARHVGALLEAAEPDSDLATVLKGLRADVLSQEDLPDPQTEWDDALRRIEFDSAKLEMAKLAAGGLATEEARKRYMELNQRMMVLKGAGIR; this is encoded by the coding sequence TTGATTCCAGAATCATTCATCCAGGATTTGCTCGCCCGGGTCGACGTCGTCGATGTCGTCGGGCGATACGTGCAGTTGCGAAAGGGTGGGGCCAACTTGCTTGGCCTGTGCCCCTTTCATAACGAAAAAAGCCCGTCGTTCACTGTCAGCCCCACCAAGCAGTTCTATCACTGCTTCGGTTGTGGAGCGCATGGCAGCGCCATCACCTTCCTGATGGAGCATACGGGCGCCAGTTTCCCCGAAGCCGTGCGCACGCTCGCGGCTTCGGCGGGAATGACGGTACCCGAAGAAAATCGCAGCCCCCGACAGCAAGCCGAAACCGCGCGCCGCAAGGCCGAGGAATCCCGGCACACGCAAGTGCTGGACGCCGCCCAGGCGCAGTACCTGAAGCTGCTGAAGGCCTCGCCGGCCGCGATCCGCTATCTCAAGCAACGTGGCCTGACCGGCGAGATCGCCGCGCATTTCGGGCTGGGCTGGTCGGGCACCGACCGCCATGGGCTGTCGCAGGTCTTTCCCAATTACGACGATCCGGCGCTGGTCGAGGCCGGGCTGGTGATCGAGTCGGAAGACGGACGTCGCTACGACCGCTTCCGCGAGCGGGTCATGTTCCCCATCCGCAATGCGCGCGGCAGCCTGATCGGCTTTGGCGGCCGCATCATCGGCAAGGGCGAGCCCAAGTATCTGAATTCGCCCGAGACGCCGCTGTTCTCCAAGGGACAGGAACTGTACGGCCTGTGGGAGGCCCGCCAGGCGATCCGGCAGGAAGGCCAGGTCATCGTGGTCGAGGGCTACATGGACGTGGTCGGCCTGGCGCAGCAAGGCATCGCCAACGCGGTGGCGACGCTGGGCACGGCGACGACGCCCGACCATGTGAAGAAGCTGCTGCGCGCCAGCGACAAGGTCATCTTCAGCTTCGACGGCGACGGCGCGGGCCGCCGCGCGGCCTGGCGCGCCCTGCAGGCCTGCCTGCCGGTGCTGCGCGACGACATCGCGATCCGCTTCCTTTTCTTGCCGGCCGAGCACGATCCCGATTCCTATGTGCGCGAACTCGGCGCTGAGGCGTTCCGGGCCTGCCTGGGCGAAGCCGTCGCCTTGTCGCGATTCCTGCTGGACGAGCTGGCCTCGCGCCACAACATGGACGAGGCCGAAGGGCGGGCGAGCTGTCTGCACGAGGCCAAGCCGCTGCTGGCCGCGATCCCGGAATGCGCGCTGCGCGTCCAGATCGAGCGCGAGATGGCCAAGTTGGTCCAGCTCACGCCGGAAGAAATGGCCCAGGTGCTGGCGCAGCAGCCGGCCAAACCATTCGGCGCGCCGGCGGCTGCCAAGGCGCAGCCGGCAGGCGACGCCCCGACCGGATCCTCGGGATCGGATACGGGCTTCGTGGATGGGGGCTATGACTTCGCCGGCCATGACTTTCACGACATTCCGGCGGAAGAGTCCGATTACACCGATTACGGGCATTTTCACGGCGCCCATGGCGAGCCCGCCGGTGCGCCAGGCGGTCAGCAGGGCGGCCAGCGTCGCCAGGAATGGAAGCCCAAGGGCGACTGGAAAGGCAAGGGCGACTGGAAGGGCAAGGGCAATTGGAAAGGCCGGCGCGAGGACGACGTCGGCGGTTTCGAAGGCCGCCGCACCATGCCGTCGCTGGCCAAGCGCCTGCTCGGCTTGCTGCTGGCGCATCCCGAGCTGGTGGACTCTATGGGAGACCAGCAGCTTGAAGTGATCGACCACGGCCCCCATCTAGGTCTTGTGCGGGACTTGATCATGCTGGCGCAATCCAGCGGCGCGCGCCATGTGGGCGCCTTGCTGGAGGCGGCCGAGCCGGATTCGGATCTGGCCACCGTGCTCAAGGGCCTGCGCGCGGACGTGCTGTCGCAGGAGGATCTGCCCGATCCCCAGACCGAATGGGACGACGCCTTGCGGCGCATCGAGTTCGACTCGGCCAAGCTCGAAATGGCCAAGCTGGCCGCGGGCGGGCTGGCGACGGAAGAGGCGCGCAAGCGTTACATGGAGCTGAATCAGCGCATGATGGTGCTGAAAGGTGCCGGCATACGCTAA
- the ptsP gene encoding phosphoenolpyruvate--protein phosphotransferase, giving the protein MTTTQVESLLRPDCVRLDAAVTDKRQAIALLGQLLAAGGCTDERYGHSMAQREALADTFLGAGVAIPHGRVEDRHLVRRDGLAVLQIPGGIEWNPGQRVRLVVGIAARSDGHIAILKRLTGLIQDEARLRQLAATRDPQDIIAALTAAAPKTAAAAEPATDLEHSLEWIVSYPSGLHARPASTWAQAAQASGLPIRVRHGADSADARSLVDLLQLGLTAKARVVFSASGSEAPAALAKFLAVVNGLTAQERSAAQAQAPSAAPGRTWQPVTALAAVTGVAASAGLAVGRVRRLASADAQVPDRPAPLLNGKALLEAALAAARQETQALADATAKRLGAADAAIFQAQAGLLDDVGLITDTCQLMAAGHGAAWAWHEAVQAQAERLSALGNPMLAARAADLRDVGLRALRHMEPSLAGDSEQAATHGDPVVLIAADLAPSDTAALDIRRVAGLATTLGGPTSHTAILARTLGLPAIVAAGAELLDLVDGAQVIIDGDAGRIHLSPTEADLDSARAWIAQAEAARQAAAAERQLPANTRDGHTVAIGANIIRAEQVASALEQGAEGVGLMRTEFLFLERHDTPGEDEQFHAYRGMLDALAGRPLIVRTLDIGGDKQVPHLGLPVEENPFLGVRGARLLLRRPDLLEPQLRALYRAAAQGGDLSIMFPMVTSLAELLQLKDACERVRAELAAPRIALGVMIEVPAAALLADAFAEHADFFSIGTNDLTQYTLAIDRQNPALASEADSLHPAVLRLIAQTVQGARTHGRWVGVCGDLAGDPFGAALLTGLGVAELSMAPRAIAPVKARLRRSALPELQALATHAQTLTSAQAVRALDGDMT; this is encoded by the coding sequence ATGACAACCACGCAGGTTGAATCCCTGCTGCGCCCGGATTGCGTGCGCCTGGATGCGGCCGTGACCGACAAGCGGCAGGCCATCGCACTGCTCGGACAGCTCCTGGCCGCCGGCGGCTGCACGGACGAAAGGTACGGGCACAGCATGGCGCAGCGCGAGGCCCTGGCGGATACCTTCCTGGGCGCCGGCGTGGCCATTCCGCACGGCCGGGTCGAAGACCGCCATCTGGTGCGCCGCGATGGACTGGCGGTGCTGCAGATTCCAGGCGGCATCGAATGGAACCCCGGCCAACGCGTCCGGCTCGTGGTCGGCATCGCGGCCCGCTCGGATGGACATATCGCCATCCTCAAACGGCTCACCGGCCTGATTCAGGACGAGGCCCGTCTGCGCCAACTGGCCGCGACCCGCGATCCGCAGGACATCATCGCAGCACTGACCGCCGCTGCGCCAAAGACCGCGGCAGCCGCGGAGCCCGCCACCGATCTGGAGCACAGCCTGGAATGGATCGTCTCCTATCCGTCCGGCCTGCATGCCCGGCCGGCCTCGACCTGGGCGCAGGCCGCACAGGCCAGCGGCCTGCCGATACGGGTGCGGCACGGCGCGGACAGCGCCGACGCGCGCAGTCTGGTCGACCTGTTGCAGCTGGGCCTGACGGCCAAGGCGCGCGTGGTGTTCTCCGCGTCGGGCAGCGAAGCGCCTGCGGCGCTGGCGAAGTTCCTCGCCGTGGTCAATGGCCTGACCGCCCAGGAACGCAGCGCCGCCCAGGCGCAGGCGCCCTCCGCCGCGCCAGGCCGGACCTGGCAGCCCGTCACCGCGCTCGCCGCCGTCACGGGCGTCGCAGCCAGCGCGGGCCTGGCGGTCGGCCGCGTCCGCCGACTTGCCAGCGCCGACGCGCAGGTGCCCGATCGCCCCGCGCCGCTACTCAACGGCAAGGCGCTGCTGGAAGCCGCGCTGGCCGCTGCCCGCCAGGAAACGCAGGCCCTGGCCGATGCCACCGCCAAGCGCCTGGGCGCGGCCGATGCCGCGATCTTCCAGGCCCAGGCCGGCCTGCTCGACGACGTCGGCCTGATCACCGACACCTGCCAGCTGATGGCAGCGGGCCACGGCGCGGCCTGGGCCTGGCATGAAGCGGTGCAAGCCCAGGCCGAACGCCTTTCCGCGCTGGGCAATCCGATGCTGGCCGCCCGCGCGGCCGACCTGCGCGATGTCGGCCTGCGTGCGCTGCGGCACATGGAGCCATCGCTCGCCGGCGACTCCGAGCAGGCCGCCACGCACGGCGACCCGGTCGTGCTGATCGCCGCCGATCTCGCGCCTTCCGATACCGCCGCGTTGGATATCCGCCGCGTGGCCGGCCTGGCGACGACGCTGGGCGGCCCCACCTCGCATACGGCCATCCTGGCGCGCACCCTGGGACTGCCGGCGATCGTCGCCGCGGGCGCGGAGCTGCTGGATCTTGTCGACGGCGCGCAGGTGATCATCGACGGCGATGCCGGACGCATCCACCTGTCGCCCACCGAGGCAGACCTGGACAGCGCGCGTGCCTGGATCGCGCAGGCCGAGGCCGCGCGCCAGGCTGCCGCCGCCGAGCGTCAACTGCCGGCCAATACACGGGACGGCCATACCGTCGCCATCGGCGCCAACATCATCCGCGCCGAACAGGTCGCGTCCGCGCTCGAACAGGGCGCCGAAGGCGTGGGCCTGATGCGCACCGAATTCCTGTTCCTCGAGCGCCACGACACGCCCGGCGAGGACGAACAGTTCCACGCCTATCGAGGCATGCTGGACGCGCTTGCCGGCCGACCGCTGATCGTCAGGACGCTGGACATCGGCGGCGACAAGCAGGTGCCGCACCTGGGCCTGCCCGTGGAGGAAAACCCCTTCCTGGGCGTGCGCGGCGCGCGCCTGCTGCTGCGCCGCCCCGATCTGCTGGAACCCCAACTGCGCGCACTCTACCGCGCCGCCGCGCAAGGGGGCGACCTGTCCATCATGTTTCCCATGGTCACATCGCTGGCCGAACTGCTTCAGCTTAAGGATGCCTGCGAGCGCGTGCGCGCCGAACTGGCCGCGCCCAGGATCGCGCTGGGCGTCATGATCGAAGTCCCGGCCGCGGCGCTGCTGGCGGATGCGTTTGCCGAGCACGCGGACTTCTTCTCGATCGGCACCAACGATCTGACGCAGTACACGCTGGCAATCGATCGCCAGAACCCGGCGCTCGCAAGCGAAGCCGACAGCCTGCACCCGGCGGTGCTGCGCCTGATCGCGCAGACCGTGCAAGGCGCGCGGACGCATGGGCGATGGGTGGGCGTGTGCGGCGACCTGGCCGGCGACCCGTTTGGCGCAGCGCTGCTGACGGGCCTCGGCGTGGCGGAGCTGTCGATGGCGCCGCGCGCGATCGCCCCGGTCAAGGCGCGCCTGCGCCGCTCGGCGCTGCCCGAGCTGCAGGCCCTGGCCACGCACGCGCAGACACTGACCAGCGCACAGGCCGTGCGCGCGCTGGACGGAGACATGACATGA
- the pfkB gene encoding 1-phosphofructokinase, with protein MKLITVTLNPAVDATVTLDRLERGHVHRAKSIRHDAGGKGVNVASCLADWGLDVAATGLLGRENAGVFEALFRAKRIEDRFVRADGATRTNIKLVDSDATTDINLPGLTATGELLTEAEATLLTLAEPGALVVLAGSLPLGCPPDHYGRLIARLQSRGVRVLLDTSGDALADALAGPALPWAIKPNRDELAEWAGQPLNTVRHIAAQAQRLREQGLGLVAVSMGEQGALFATEHGVLHAQLPATAVASTVGAGDAMVAGIAAALAEQADTERVARLAVAFAVAKLGLAGPNLPSATIVAELAERVSLRPISTPGNQA; from the coding sequence ATGAAGCTGATCACCGTCACCCTGAACCCGGCGGTCGACGCCACCGTCACACTGGACAGGCTTGAACGCGGACACGTACATCGCGCCAAGTCGATCCGGCACGATGCCGGGGGCAAGGGCGTCAACGTCGCTTCCTGCCTGGCGGACTGGGGGCTGGACGTCGCCGCCACGGGCCTGCTGGGCCGCGAGAACGCCGGCGTCTTCGAGGCCCTGTTTCGCGCCAAGCGCATCGAGGACCGCTTCGTGCGGGCCGACGGCGCGACCCGCACCAATATCAAGCTGGTGGACAGCGACGCCACCACCGACATCAATCTGCCCGGCCTGACCGCGACCGGGGAACTGCTGACTGAAGCCGAGGCCACCTTGCTGACCCTGGCCGAACCCGGCGCGCTCGTGGTGCTGGCGGGCAGCCTGCCGCTAGGCTGCCCGCCGGACCACTACGGCCGCCTGATCGCCCGGCTGCAATCCCGGGGCGTGCGCGTACTGCTGGACACCAGCGGCGATGCGCTGGCCGATGCGCTGGCGGGCCCCGCCCTGCCCTGGGCCATCAAGCCCAACCGCGACGAACTGGCCGAATGGGCGGGCCAGCCGCTGAACACGGTCAGGCACATCGCCGCGCAAGCGCAACGGCTGCGCGAACAGGGCCTGGGACTGGTGGCGGTATCGATGGGCGAGCAAGGCGCCTTGTTCGCCACGGAGCATGGCGTGCTGCATGCGCAGTTGCCAGCCACCGCCGTGGCCAGCACCGTCGGCGCGGGCGACGCCATGGTCGCCGGCATCGCCGCGGCCCTGGCCGAACAGGCGGATACCGAGCGCGTGGCGCGCCTGGCGGTCGCCTTCGCCGTCGCCAAGCTCGGGCTGGCCGGCCCCAACCTGCCCTCGGCGACCATCGTCGCCGAACTGGCCGAGCGCGTGTCGCTGCGGCCCATCTCGACTCCGGGAAACCAAGCATGA